Within Planctomycetota bacterium, the genomic segment GCGACCGCCTCCGCTCCCGGAGGACACACGCCGTGACCCTTCCCGACGGTGCGACACCGCTGTTGCTGGGGTCGGTCGCGGCGTTCGCCGCGAGCCTCTGGCTCCTGCTGCCGTCCGTGCAGCGCGCCGGCTGGCTGGAGCGTTGGAGCAGCCGGCTGGGGGCGGCGCTCGGCGTTGCCGCGCTCGCCGGTCTGGCGCTTGCCGGGCGCCGCCTCGGCGGACTCGGCGAAGAGGCGGTGTTCCAGATCGTGGCCGCGGTGGCGCTCGTCGGCGGAGCCGCGACGGTGGTGACGCGGTCCCCGGTCTACGCCGCGATCTGGTTCGCCCTTGCCCTCGCCGGCGTCGCGGGGCTGCTGTTGGTGCTCGGGGCGCAGTTCCTCGGTGTCGCCACGATCGTCGTCTACGCCGGCGCGATCCTCGTGATGTTCCTGTTCGTTCTCATGCTCGCGCAGCCCACGGGCCTGGCCCCCTACGACCGCGTATCCAACGAGCCACTGCTCTCGGCCGTCGCCGGGGGGGTACTCCTGGCCCTGCTCACTGTGTCGATCGGCCGTCTCTCGGCTGAGCCCCCGGCCTGCTGCCAGGTACCGTCGCGGGCCGATGCGGTCGCCGCCGCGGCGGTTCCCGCCCGCCCCGCTGACCCGGCGGCGCTGGATGCCGATGCCGTGGCTCGGCTGGGTGCGGAACTGTTCGGCCGGCATCTCGTCGCCGTCGAGGCAGCCGGCGTGCTGTTGCTGGTGGCCCTGGTCGGCGCGATCGCGGTCGTCTCGCGCGGCGAGGCGGCCGAGTCGGCGGAAAGGGGGGCGGCGTGATGCTGGCGGCGGCGTTCCCTTCGTTGATCCACGGCGCGCTGGTCGTCGGAGCCGTGCTGTTCGTTCTCGGGTTGGTCGGGATCCTCACCCGCCGCAACCTGATCGTGATGTTCCTCTCGGCCGAACTGATGCTCCAGGGCATCTCGGTGAGCCTCGTCGCCTGGAGCCGGTACCACGGCGACTTCGGGGGCCACGCCCTGGTCGTGTTCGTCCTCACCGTGGCGGCCTGCGAGGCCGCCGTCGCGTTGGTGTTCGTGCTCCAGGCCTTCGCCCGCACCGGTCGGCTCGACTCGGCCGCCTGGCAGAGCCTGCGCGACACCGAGGTGCCGCGCCGCATCGACCGCGAATTGCCTGCGACCGACACCGTCGCCCCGGTCTGGCCACGGCTCACCCC encodes:
- the nuoK gene encoding NADH-quinone oxidoreductase subunit NuoK, whose amino-acid sequence is MLAAAFPSLIHGALVVGAVLFVLGLVGILTRRNLIVMFLSAELMLQGISVSLVAWSRYHGDFGGHALVVFVLTVAACEAAVALVFVLQAFARTGRLDSAAWQSLRDTEVPRRIDRELPATDTVAPVWPRLTPSGVEPAHDDSAEPSREHV
- a CDS encoding NADH-quinone oxidoreductase subunit J encodes the protein MTLPDGATPLLLGSVAAFAASLWLLLPSVQRAGWLERWSSRLGAALGVAALAGLALAGRRLGGLGEEAVFQIVAAVALVGGAATVVTRSPVYAAIWFALALAGVAGLLLVLGAQFLGVATIVVYAGAILVMFLFVLMLAQPTGLAPYDRVSNEPLLSAVAGGVLLALLTVSIGRLSAEPPACCQVPSRADAVAAAAVPARPADPAALDADAVARLGAELFGRHLVAVEAAGVLLLVALVGAIAVVSRGEAAESAERGAA